The Vibrio pomeroyi genome window below encodes:
- a CDS encoding diguanylate cyclase — MNKNNVLGSFLLVVTMSAVLGLYLLYPLNEVDLSKPQVHDTSVYTPEKELSQTEYGKKLIHLLELSRSDPLFASKELNKLPRLSAAEDLAIYQAYRLMILSNVAQHQQDAKAVMTYLDQIRTLADQEGMQWLKSQSLVESAIEYLKEGELAAAEIQIRSAIGIAESIRYDELLVKAYNTAGAINNVRNDLQDAQYFFHKGLQLGKQYPKHIYNSKLMSNMALLYIYLEDWPKALRIIEKAKKLYFDSGLLEDEAIGILYINESFSHLSSGDVVKGRIAYEKAEALNSERVSNRYKILLLRAYSDVLLSEGNFNTALAITNKCLHSTGIEKYTLQNGQCYLNRALAKMRLNQGDLLLNDLERAFAMFEVVGSRSWKVLGLRTLGEYYESQGDLETALYYFKQYYHGNKALLFDKRQSDIFLLEQDFAKATLEQENELLNTEKDLNKLVLEKQQLRNRIVVALIIMIGISAALLMVRLRSIQRANKALLAQSTTCELTGLYNRRYLEQLLAEPMPFNDTSFGISLAILDLDYFKQVNDTYGHDVGDQVLVEVAKRIQQHLFPNDVVARWGGEEFVLLLSGALDPEQQLEIIRTAIAQMPVDTSSKPLSITTSIGASINITLEQLNSDTYKKHLKAADDALYEAKESGRNQVVSFKE, encoded by the coding sequence ATGAATAAAAACAACGTTTTAGGATCGTTTCTGCTCGTTGTTACAATGAGTGCCGTGCTTGGTCTTTATCTTTTGTATCCTTTAAACGAGGTTGATTTGAGCAAGCCTCAAGTCCATGACACCTCTGTCTACACCCCTGAGAAAGAGCTTTCCCAAACAGAATATGGGAAAAAGCTGATTCATCTCCTCGAGTTGTCACGCAGTGATCCTCTTTTTGCCTCAAAAGAGCTTAACAAGCTGCCAAGGTTAAGCGCTGCTGAAGACTTAGCCATTTATCAAGCCTACCGACTCATGATCTTGTCCAATGTCGCGCAACATCAACAAGATGCTAAAGCTGTCATGACATACCTAGATCAAATCAGAACGCTGGCAGATCAGGAAGGAATGCAGTGGTTGAAATCACAATCATTGGTTGAATCTGCGATTGAATATCTGAAAGAAGGGGAGCTCGCCGCCGCTGAAATCCAGATTCGATCAGCGATAGGGATAGCAGAATCGATTCGTTACGATGAGCTGCTGGTTAAAGCTTATAACACGGCTGGTGCTATTAACAATGTGCGCAACGACCTACAGGATGCACAGTACTTTTTCCATAAAGGCCTACAACTAGGTAAGCAGTATCCAAAGCATATATATAACAGCAAACTGATGTCGAATATGGCCTTACTCTACATTTACTTGGAAGATTGGCCGAAGGCTTTACGTATTATCGAGAAGGCTAAAAAGCTCTATTTTGACAGTGGCTTACTTGAAGATGAAGCGATTGGAATACTCTATATCAATGAGTCATTCAGTCACCTTAGTAGTGGGGATGTCGTAAAAGGGCGTATTGCTTATGAGAAAGCAGAAGCGCTCAATAGTGAAAGAGTCAGTAATCGCTATAAAATCCTCTTGCTCAGAGCTTATAGTGATGTGTTACTTTCAGAAGGGAACTTCAATACTGCATTAGCAATAACGAATAAGTGCCTTCATTCGACGGGCATTGAAAAGTACACACTTCAAAATGGTCAGTGTTATCTGAACCGTGCATTGGCGAAAATGAGGCTGAATCAAGGTGACCTTCTACTCAATGATCTTGAGCGGGCGTTTGCAATGTTTGAAGTCGTTGGTAGCCGGAGTTGGAAAGTACTGGGCTTAAGAACACTCGGTGAATACTACGAATCTCAAGGTGATTTAGAAACCGCTCTATATTACTTCAAACAATATTACCATGGTAATAAAGCGTTGCTTTTCGACAAGCGCCAGAGCGATATTTTCCTATTAGAGCAAGACTTCGCAAAAGCTACCCTTGAGCAAGAAAATGAGCTACTCAATACAGAAAAAGACCTCAATAAGTTAGTGCTAGAAAAGCAGCAACTCAGAAACCGTATTGTAGTGGCATTGATCATTATGATCGGTATTAGCGCTGCGTTATTGATGGTTAGGCTGCGGTCTATACAGAGGGCAAACAAGGCGTTGTTGGCTCAATCGACGACATGTGAGTTAACAGGGTTATACAATAGACGCTACTTGGAGCAATTGCTGGCCGAACCTATGCCTTTCAACGATACATCGTTTGGCATTAGCCTAGCTATTCTCGACTTGGATTACTTTAAGCAAGTTAATGATACCTATGGGCACGATGTTGGTGACCAAGTATTGGTTGAGGTGGCAAAGCGTATTCAACAACATTTGTTCCCCAATGATGTTGTTGCTCGTTGGGGCGGAGAAGAATTTGTTTTACTGCTGTCGGGCGCGCTAGATCCTGAGCAGCAGCTAGAAATTATTCGTACAGCGATAGCTCAAATGCCGGTGGATACGTCCTCTAAACCACTAAGTATTACTACCTCTATAGGGGCTTCGATTAATATCACTCTTGAGCAACTCAATAGTGATACCTATAAAAAGCACTTGAAAGCCGCAGATGATGCGCTTTATGAAGCGAAAGAATCGGGTCGAAACCAAGTCGTGTCTTTTAAGGAATAA
- a CDS encoding WYL domain-containing protein yields MSKWPIRWDLLFRYRMIEVIALWEGRLTTNHLIKNFGIGRQQASKDINTYLTDVAPGNLVYDKQLKGYKPSDSFIPKLTSGHADEYLHILSRSEDMTVTFNELDMGFENTTMIRPVTRNITPEILRPLVQAIREKKRVDISYTSLKNGEEVERIISPHTLVCTPLRWHVRAYCEHSEGYRDFVLSRIRGTPTLETKKIKGKAQDELWNANLSVELIPDPRLKEAQAKVIAHDYGMEKGTLTIPTNAALVRYVLDAYNIDINVLNSNPKGQQIILGNFEELKPYLIY; encoded by the coding sequence ATGAGCAAATGGCCAATTCGGTGGGATCTACTATTCCGCTATCGCATGATAGAAGTGATTGCGTTATGGGAAGGGAGGTTAACAACCAACCATCTGATCAAAAACTTTGGCATTGGTAGGCAGCAAGCCTCTAAAGACATCAACACCTACCTGACCGATGTAGCGCCAGGTAACCTTGTCTACGATAAGCAATTGAAAGGATACAAACCCAGTGATAGCTTTATTCCAAAGCTAACGAGCGGTCATGCTGATGAATACTTACACATCCTATCTCGAAGTGAAGATATGACTGTGACTTTCAATGAACTTGATATGGGCTTTGAAAATACGACGATGATTCGCCCAGTGACACGCAACATTACACCCGAAATTTTACGACCATTGGTCCAAGCAATCAGAGAGAAGAAACGTGTCGATATAAGCTACACATCGTTGAAAAATGGTGAAGAGGTAGAACGGATCATCTCTCCACACACTCTCGTTTGTACACCACTACGCTGGCATGTTCGAGCTTATTGCGAGCACTCAGAAGGCTATCGAGATTTCGTGCTGAGCCGAATTAGAGGGACTCCAACTCTAGAGACAAAAAAAATAAAAGGGAAAGCACAAGATGAACTTTGGAACGCTAACCTCTCAGTAGAGTTGATACCGGACCCAAGACTGAAAGAAGCTCAGGCCAAAGTGATTGCACACGACTACGGTATGGAAAAAGGCACCCTGACAATACCGACGAACGCAGCATTGGTTCGCTATGTTCTAGATGCTTATAACATCGATATTAATGTGTTGAATTCGAACCCCAAAGGACAACAGATCATCTTAGGGAACTTTGAAGAGCTGAAGCCATATCTGATATATTAA
- a CDS encoding LysR family transcriptional regulator, with protein sequence MMLDINLLNTFVTLAEHKHFGKAASVLHMTQPNVSLHLKQLEQLTRIKLIERSPFQLTQAGERLLETSKRTLLELQVCQADLNAINDLKIGTLTIAVSDIISRFLLIRPFQKFKAQYPGIDLTLLNTTSSQASSLVKNAKADLGFVIAKEQHNESLYFTKLQELSWCALGDGLEPQSTDNSKDNDPKNDEVEPELTLILLGHDTRTRDFIDEGLPSLNLPNYRVMEVGSVDAQIDWAEAGFGVAIIPEFAISTKPHLKSKVTPLLNFSSTSLGYIVRQNQVLSKATKQLLGWVNDEITLLQKSVD encoded by the coding sequence ATGATGCTTGATATTAATTTGTTGAACACGTTTGTAACGTTAGCTGAACACAAACATTTCGGTAAGGCGGCTAGTGTTCTGCATATGACGCAGCCAAATGTGAGCTTGCATCTAAAGCAACTCGAACAGCTAACACGTATCAAGCTAATAGAAAGAAGCCCATTTCAGCTAACTCAAGCGGGCGAAAGGCTATTAGAAACCAGTAAAAGAACCTTGCTTGAGTTACAGGTATGTCAGGCTGATCTGAATGCGATTAATGACCTCAAAATCGGGACGCTAACCATTGCGGTTAGTGACATTATCTCTCGATTTCTATTGATTCGTCCTTTCCAGAAGTTCAAAGCTCAGTACCCGGGCATCGATCTCACCTTGCTTAACACCACCTCATCTCAAGCATCCAGTTTGGTAAAGAATGCCAAGGCAGACCTGGGTTTTGTGATTGCGAAAGAGCAGCATAACGAGTCGCTCTATTTTACTAAACTGCAAGAACTATCATGGTGCGCTCTGGGAGATGGTTTAGAGCCTCAAAGCACCGATAACTCGAAGGATAATGATCCTAAGAACGATGAAGTCGAGCCAGAACTGACCTTGATCCTACTAGGTCACGATACGAGAACTCGAGACTTTATCGACGAAGGACTACCTAGTTTGAATCTACCTAATTACAGAGTGATGGAAGTTGGCAGTGTTGATGCACAAATTGACTGGGCTGAAGCGGGATTTGGCGTTGCCATCATTCCTGAGTTCGCTATATCAACCAAGCCACACCTCAAATCGAAAGTCACACCACTACTCAATTTCTCTAGTACAAGCCTCGGTTACATTGTGAGGCAGAATCAAGTGTTGTCGAAAGCCACAAAGCAGTTATTGGGTTGGGTGAATGATGAGATTACATTACTCCAGAAAAGCGTTGACTAG
- a CDS encoding MarR family transcriptional regulator, with product MQNIEQLNQILTEFYDKMSSWEQSVVKETGYSLAQVHTIEVLGMHGALRMKELAEKLGITTGTLTVQIEKLVKAELIERHQHPTDRRAIVVALTDEGRKIHVHHNQLHLNLVNELTQDIEEQDKAVLLKCLTQMVKAF from the coding sequence ATGCAAAACATAGAACAGCTTAACCAAATATTGACTGAGTTCTACGATAAAATGTCTTCGTGGGAGCAATCGGTTGTTAAAGAAACGGGTTACTCGCTCGCGCAGGTCCATACGATTGAAGTGTTGGGCATGCATGGTGCGTTGAGAATGAAAGAGCTTGCCGAAAAGCTTGGTATTACAACAGGCACACTTACTGTTCAAATTGAGAAGTTAGTTAAGGCAGAGTTGATTGAACGTCATCAACACCCAACCGATCGCCGAGCAATTGTGGTTGCTTTGACTGATGAAGGGCGAAAGATCCACGTTCACCATAACCAACTTCACCTAAATCTCGTAAACGAGTTAACCCAAGACATAGAAGAACAAGACAAAGCGGTGCTATTGAAGTGCTTAACCCAAATGGTGAAAGCTTTTTAA
- the dmeF gene encoding CDF family Co(II)/Ni(II) efflux transporter DmeF, with the protein MSFTTHHQHNFSSHNCQGEKRTFYVLLLTVTTMFIEIIAGTVYGSMALLADGWHMGTHAAAFGITLFAYRYARKHADSARFSFGTGKVSVLGGYTSAIALGIVALLMLVESVHRLFNPQAIQFNEAIIVACIGLTVNVVSMFLLGDHHHDHDHGHTHGHSHGHSHSHEDTHHHSHTGDHHDHNLRAAYMHVLADTLTSLLAIVALLIGKFYGWNWLDAVMGMVGALVIAKWTMNLMKQTSPILLDENIHQEYRDSVIETLSPYASVTDFHMWKVSGHHYSAAVTLESISDKSVSEYKQMLAKFDKINHLTLEVHSNGHAKHRTA; encoded by the coding sequence TTGAGCTTTACAACCCACCACCAACACAACTTCTCTTCACATAACTGCCAAGGTGAAAAGCGAACTTTCTATGTCCTGCTACTGACTGTCACGACCATGTTTATCGAAATCATCGCAGGTACTGTTTATGGCTCGATGGCATTGCTTGCAGATGGTTGGCACATGGGGACGCACGCAGCAGCGTTTGGCATCACTTTGTTTGCTTATCGCTATGCAAGAAAACATGCTGATAGTGCTCGTTTCTCTTTTGGTACTGGTAAAGTGAGTGTGCTAGGGGGCTACACCAGCGCTATTGCTTTGGGAATTGTGGCTCTGTTGATGCTGGTGGAATCGGTGCATCGTTTGTTCAACCCTCAAGCCATTCAATTTAACGAAGCAATTATCGTCGCTTGTATCGGTCTTACAGTGAATGTCGTAAGCATGTTCTTGTTGGGAGACCACCATCACGACCATGATCATGGACACACTCACGGGCATTCGCATGGTCATTCACATAGTCATGAAGATACTCATCATCATAGTCACACTGGCGACCATCATGATCACAATCTACGCGCAGCATACATGCACGTTTTGGCGGATACGTTAACGTCGTTACTTGCAATTGTGGCACTACTGATTGGTAAGTTTTATGGTTGGAACTGGTTAGATGCAGTGATGGGGATGGTCGGCGCGCTGGTTATTGCTAAGTGGACTATGAACCTTATGAAACAGACTAGCCCAATCTTACTCGATGAAAATATCCACCAGGAATACCGTGACTCGGTGATCGAAACGTTATCGCCTTATGCTTCCGTGACAGATTTTCATATGTGGAAGGTGAGTGGTCATCATTATTCAGCAGCGGTTACTCTTGAATCGATCAGTGATAAATCCGTTTCTGAATATAAACAAATGCTCGCCAAGTTTGATAAGATAAATCACCTTACTCTTGAAGTGCACTCAAACGGCCATGCAAAACATAGAACAGCTTAA
- a CDS encoding DUF2726 domain-containing protein — protein MTNIFIVVVVLVVFFYFIQKYVFKHDDTKDHAYQKKGALLNMQQATFYNALTSAVGNHGVVFAKVNMANVLAPAKTNTKKNWFIANNKISRSYFDFVVCDPRTLEPRVIIELDNGKELNKGKVDREKLLIHVCKSAGLPLIGASVKHSYQVSRLKRLLATHIDLIEPAKEVRFCKKCGSPMIIKLASQGDYKGRRFFTCSRQPNCTYTENYNVVFDVDDE, from the coding sequence ATGACTAATATTTTTATCGTTGTAGTGGTGCTTGTTGTCTTCTTTTACTTCATCCAGAAGTACGTATTCAAACATGACGACACTAAAGACCATGCTTATCAAAAGAAAGGGGCGTTGCTCAATATGCAGCAAGCCACTTTTTACAATGCTTTGACCTCGGCCGTAGGTAATCATGGTGTTGTGTTTGCTAAAGTGAATATGGCGAATGTACTCGCACCAGCCAAGACAAACACCAAGAAGAACTGGTTTATTGCCAATAACAAGATATCGCGTAGCTATTTTGATTTTGTGGTCTGCGACCCAAGAACATTAGAACCTCGAGTGATCATCGAGCTAGATAACGGCAAAGAGTTAAACAAAGGCAAAGTTGACCGAGAAAAACTGCTTATTCATGTGTGTAAATCTGCGGGCTTGCCGCTCATTGGCGCGTCAGTAAAACACAGTTACCAAGTAAGTCGTTTGAAGAGACTGCTCGCGACACATATCGATCTGATCGAGCCTGCAAAAGAGGTTCGATTCTGTAAGAAGTGTGGCAGCCCGATGATCATCAAGTTAGCAAGCCAGGGTGACTATAAAGGTCGACGCTTCTTTACATGTAGCCGCCAACCTAACTGTACTTATACCGAAAACTATAACGTTGTATTCGATGTGGACGACGAATAG
- a CDS encoding adenylosuccinate synthase, protein MPSIVVVGANWGDEGKGRIVDFLAAEASASIRFQGGNNAGHTVVNDFGTFKLHQLPSGIFNPDCTAVLGPGMVISPAALSEEIAEVQAANVDVKLAISDRATLCLPLHALEDTLEEERLGDAAYGSTRQGIAPAYGDRVMKKGILVGWLNQPEILEQRIQFMLDWKMPQLKALYPICDFTQTASEMTEWLLEVTKAWRPFICNVTEPLKALQAQDANLLFEAQLGAGRDLVYGEYPWTTSSNVTAAYAGIGSGLPALRPERVIAVAKAFSSSVGTGTLVTAMEEQDSFRESSNEYGATTGRPRDMGYFDAVATRNGVELQAATEIALTKIDCLSGLAELKICTAYAGEHSENPIWPQTAELKPVYEDMAGWDEDITGCRTFESLPQAAQDYVTRIEELMGVPIVMVSVGPEREQMIIRA, encoded by the coding sequence ATGCCATCTATCGTTGTTGTGGGTGCAAACTGGGGTGATGAAGGCAAAGGCCGCATCGTCGATTTTTTAGCAGCAGAAGCATCTGCAAGCATTCGTTTCCAAGGCGGAAACAATGCAGGCCATACCGTAGTTAACGACTTCGGTACATTCAAGCTGCACCAACTTCCAAGTGGTATTTTTAACCCTGACTGTACGGCTGTACTTGGCCCTGGCATGGTCATTAGCCCTGCAGCATTAAGCGAAGAAATCGCAGAAGTTCAAGCAGCAAATGTTGACGTTAAACTTGCTATTTCTGATCGTGCGACACTGTGCCTACCACTGCACGCGCTGGAAGATACGCTTGAAGAAGAGCGCTTAGGTGATGCAGCTTATGGTTCAACTCGCCAAGGTATCGCACCAGCATACGGCGATCGCGTGATGAAAAAAGGCATCCTTGTGGGTTGGCTAAATCAACCAGAGATTCTAGAGCAGCGCATTCAATTCATGCTTGATTGGAAAATGCCTCAACTAAAAGCCCTTTACCCTATATGTGACTTTACTCAGACCGCTTCAGAAATGACTGAATGGCTACTTGAAGTGACGAAAGCTTGGCGCCCATTCATTTGTAACGTGACCGAGCCCCTTAAGGCACTTCAAGCACAAGACGCAAACCTGCTGTTTGAAGCTCAACTCGGTGCAGGTCGTGACTTGGTTTACGGTGAATACCCTTGGACAACATCATCAAATGTAACGGCAGCTTATGCGGGTATTGGTAGTGGTTTACCTGCCCTTCGCCCTGAGCGCGTTATTGCAGTGGCTAAGGCATTCAGCTCATCAGTCGGTACAGGTACTCTGGTTACAGCAATGGAAGAGCAAGATAGCTTCCGTGAGAGCTCTAACGAATACGGTGCTACTACAGGTCGCCCACGTGATATGGGTTACTTCGATGCTGTAGCAACGCGCAACGGCGTTGAACTGCAAGCAGCGACAGAAATCGCTCTAACTAAGATTGATTGTTTGTCTGGTTTGGCTGAGTTAAAGATCTGTACTGCATATGCAGGCGAGCACAGCGAAAACCCAATTTGGCCACAAACGGCTGAGCTGAAGCCTGTTTATGAAGACATGGCGGGTTGGGATGAAGACATCACAGGTTGTCGCACTTTTGAAAGCCTTCCTCAAGCTGCACAGGATTATGTTACTCGCATTGAAGAATTGATGGGCGTGCCAATTGTAATGGTATCGGTAGGTCCTGAGCGCGAGCAAATGATCATTCGAGCTTAG
- a CDS encoding TetR/AcrR family transcriptional regulator, with protein sequence MAKRSKVDTSRTIQLILDNANQQLLTVGYENMSYTTLSLATELSRTGISHHFPKKTDFLTALEGRFLKHLIDRLIINEGSSQLEQSWRKALLNSEFRAILKLVFHHSVIRSEHCFFSQRLMTNLSNVVALHLGESAHRQVEHLLGVSLVHIANQNTTVNTEGTSDNV encoded by the coding sequence ATGGCTAAGCGCAGTAAAGTCGACACCAGTCGCACTATCCAACTCATCCTCGATAACGCCAACCAACAGTTATTGACTGTCGGCTATGAAAACATGTCATACACGACTCTCAGCCTCGCAACTGAGTTATCGAGAACGGGGATAAGCCATCACTTCCCAAAGAAAACGGACTTTCTAACCGCTTTAGAGGGGCGTTTTTTAAAACATTTGATTGATCGTTTGATCATAAATGAAGGGAGCAGCCAGTTAGAACAATCGTGGCGAAAAGCACTTCTGAATAGTGAATTCCGAGCAATTCTTAAACTAGTTTTTCATCACTCTGTAATTCGCTCTGAGCACTGTTTTTTCTCTCAGCGATTGATGACCAATCTCAGTAACGTTGTCGCCCTTCATCTTGGGGAGAGTGCGCACAGGCAAGTAGAACATCTATTGGGTGTTAGCCTAGTCCACATAGCTAATCAGAACACCACGGTTAACACAGAAGGCACATCAGACAACGTCTAA